From the Ctenopharyngodon idella isolate HZGC_01 chromosome 3, HZGC01, whole genome shotgun sequence genome, one window contains:
- the LOC127509966 gene encoding major histocompatibility complex class I-related gene protein-like, translating to MDTGIAKIFGLLCVFFCGTSTSRQAEKHSLYYIYTGLSKPVNLSGIYEFTAMGLLDDIQIDYYNSEEKRMIPTQSWIKEKLTEDYWEKGTQSRESKEQWFNVNINILMNRMKDDESDLHVLQWRVGCEVEQQGDEVKFSKAVYEFSYDGENFLSFNIKESQWVAPVEAAKKTKRRWDYKPTLNQNTKGYLEKECVAWLKKFREYGDEELRKTSPPVVRVFAKRSIRDKTKLKFTCMVTGFYPKNVMMLTIVKYHTSLPEDEIESTGIRPNHDGSFQMRKSVEIKEEEEDEYDCVVTYKGSIIIKLDGKYWDSSPETVARMIGFVIGVVCMLVVNLVVYIIVQKKIDDRADYASDSSVTDSQERENECELKIPCDRSKTDVSKTFKM from the exons ATGGATACGGGTATCGCGAAAATCTTCGGTctgctttgtgttttcttttgtgGGACGTCGACTTCACGTCAAGCAG AGAAACACTCACTGTATTACATTTACACGGGCTTGTCTAAACCTGTGAATCTGTCGGGCATCTATGAATTCACTGCTATGGGTCTGCTGGACGACATACAGATCGACTATTACAATAGTGAAGAAAAGAGAATGATTCCCACACAGTCCTGGATTAAAGAGAAACTGACAGAGGATTACTGGGAAAAAGGCACTCAGTCCAGAGAGAGTAAAGAACAGTGGTTTAATGTGAACATCAATATTCTGATGAACCGCATGAAAGACGATGAATCAG ATCTTCATGTTCTTCAGTGGAGAGTTGGTTGTGAAGTTGAGCAGCAGGGAGATGAAGTGAAGTTTTCCAAAGCCGTTTATGAATTCAGCTATGATGGAGAAAACTTCTTGTCTTTTAATATTAAAGAGTCTCAGTGGGTCGCCCCAGTTGAAGCAGCTAAAAAAACCAAGAGGAGATGGGATTATAAACCCACCTTAAACCAAAACACCAAAGGATATCTGGAGAAAGAGTGTGTGGCCTGGCTCAAAAAATTCAGAGAATATGGTGATGAGGAGCTCAGAAAAACAT CTCCTCCAGTTGTCCGTGTGTTTGCAAAAAGGTCTATCAGAGACAAAACCAAGCTGAAATTCACCTGTATGGTCACTGGCTTCTACCCAAAAAATGTCATGATGTtgactattgtgaaatatcacacATCTCTGCCTGAAGATGAGATTGAATCCACAGGAATCAGACCAAACCATGATGGATCCTTCCAGATGAGGAAGAGTGTGGAGATcaaggaggaggaagaagatgaATATGATTGTGTTGTGACCTATAAAGGATCAATTATCATTAAATTgg ATGGAAAATACTGGGACAGTTCACCAGAGACTGTTGCACGTATGATTGGATTTGTGATTGGAGTTGTGTGTATGCTGGTAGTTAATTTAGTGGTTTACATCATTGTGCAGAAAAAGATTGATG ATCGAGCTGATTACGCGTCAGACAGCAGTGTGACTGACTCTCAAGAGCGAGAGAACGAATGTG AACTGAAGATACCCTGTGATAGATCAAAAACAGATGTGTCAAAGACATTCAAGATGTGA
- the LOC127510124 gene encoding gastrula zinc finger protein XlCGF71.1-like, whose protein sequence is MEESEESEELSEVEEKHVKPGEKHCSCSKTKKTFLKKRRAKKSFTCTQCGKSLSTKRSLGVHMRIHTGEKLFTCDQCGKSFTQSEHLKRHTRIHTGEKLFKCDQCGKTFFTLSNLKTHMPVHMKEKPYSCSVCGKSFSRLSYLQAHQKIHTGVREYMCFGCEKTFTTVNCLKRHQRIHTGEKPYKCSYCDKRFNHSAHLKRHERIHTGEKPYKCSHCDKRFSESSTLKAHERIHTRVKPY, encoded by the exons ATGGAAGAGAGCGAAGAGAGTGAAGAACTGAGTGAAGTGGAGGAGAAACATGTAAAACCTGGAGAAAAACATTGTAGTTGCTCAAAgactaaaaagacatttttaaagaaaagaagagcCAAGAAATCTTTcacctgcactcagtgtggaaagagtttatCAACCAAACGAAGTCTTGGTGttcacatgaggatccacaccggagagaagctgttcacatgtgatcagtgtgggaagagtttcacgcAATCAGAACACCTTAAAAGacac acgaggatccacactggagagaagctgttcaagtgtgatcagtgtggcaaaacattttttaccttATCAAACCTGAAGACGCACATGCCAGTTCATATGAAGGAGAAGCCATattcatgttctgtgtgtggaaagagtttttcacggCTGTCATATTTACAAGCACATCAGAAAATACATACTGGTGTGAGAGAGTACATGTGCTTTGGGTGTGAGAAGACTTTTACTACAGTGAACTGTTTAAAACGGCACCAgaggattcacactggagaaaaaccttacaagtgttcatactgtgacaagagattcaatcATTCAGCACATCTGAAaagacatgagaggatccacactggagaaaaaccttacaagtgttcacactgtgacaagagattcagtgagTCATCAACACTGAAagcacatgagaggatccacaccagagtaaaaccttac